AAAGAGGTCATGGTGTCAGATTTGATAAACATATGTTACGGCGCATATATCTTGGAGAAGAATCATAGAATGATAGAACCACATGTCGCTTATACAAAAGAAGAATTTCAACGACTGATATACATAGGAAAGGTGTAGAATTAGCTATaaattgtttttatttaatttgATCACGCAAGATATACGTCCCGttacaacgcacgggcatatttgctagttaataaaaaaaatatataatatctTTGTGAGAAAAATAGTCTTCGCTGATAGTTTTGGTTTTCTACAGACAGGCTCCCACGTTAATTCGGCCTATAATTAGAGTGACTCAATCCAGCAGGTATTTCAGAAAACCATAGCAAGGTTTTCATAGATTCCTCTAGTCATTCAGctgaatgaaaaaaaaaaaaaagcgagGAGACGAGGCCGCCAACACTTTTTTGTACCACCACGGCCCATTGCCAAACCCATAAACCCTCCTCAGTCCCCACTAGGGTTTCTCCCAAAATCGGCACCGCCGCAATCCGCCATGGCCGCCGACACTTCGAAGCCCTTCTTCCCCGCGGCGCCGCACTCGGCTCTCCTCCCCTCCAGGAGCGCCGCCTCGCGCGCCACCCCTGAGGGCTCCTACTGGCGCGCCTTCCGCTCCTCCGAGCTCGTCTCCGACGCCGGCTTCCCCGTCACCGACCTCGCCTTCGCCCCCGCTGTGGCCGACGGCGCCTCCCCGACCCTCGCCGCTTCCTGGTCCACCTCCCTGCACGTCTTCTCCGGCGACCCCCTCGAGAAGCTCCGCAGGATCTCCGTCGCGGGCGACCTCGCCTTCTCCCCGTCCTTCCGCTGCGACGGCGCCCTCCTTGCCGCCGGCGACAAGAAGGGCGTCGTCCGCGTCTTCCGCGCCGACAAGGCCGCGGCGGGGGCCCTCCGCACGCTGCGCGCCCACGCCGCCGAGACCCGCGTGGTCCGGTACCCGGTCGCCGGCGGCGACAAGCTCCAcctcctcaccgccggcgacgaCGCGCTCCTCGCCTACTGGGACGTGCCGTCGGAGACGCCCGTCTTCTCCGTCCCCGCCGCGCACCGGGACTACATCCGCGGCGGTGCGGCCTCCCCTGCCGATCACAACATTTTCGCCACCGGCTCTTATGATCGCAGCGTCAAATTGTGGGATGCCCGCACTGGAAATACTGGCCCGTCTTTGTCCTTCTCCCATGGGGAATTGGTGGAGAGCGTGCTATTCCTTCCGTCCGGTGGGCTGCTGGCCACGGCCGGAGGGAACGTGGTCAAGATTTGGGACGTCATTGGTGGTGGCCGGCTCGTGCACTCTGTGGAGAGCCATGTCAAGACAGTGATGGACCTGGCGCTTTGCAAGATGGTCAACACTGGGGAGACACGGCTGCTTAGTGCGGGCATTGATGGGTATGTGAAGAGCTTTGATTTTGGGAAGCTTAAGATGACACACTCATTGCGATACCCTCAGCCGCTCCTATCTGTGGCTTGCTCGCCCTGTGGCTCTGTGGTGGTGGCAGGGTCTGCGAAAGGGAAGATTTA
This window of the Sorghum bicolor cultivar BTx623 chromosome 7, Sorghum_bicolor_NCBIv3, whole genome shotgun sequence genome carries:
- the LOC110437405 gene encoding protein SLOW WALKER 1; the protein is MAADTSKPFFPAAPHSALLPSRSAASRATPEGSYWRAFRSSELVSDAGFPVTDLAFAPAVADGASPTLAASWSTSLHVFSGDPLEKLRRISVAGDLAFSPSFRCDGALLAAGDKKGVVRVFRADKAAAGALRTLRAHAAETRVVRYPVAGGDKLHLLTAGDDALLAYWDVPSETPVFSVPAAHRDYIRGGAASPADHNIFATGSYDRSVKLWDARTGNTGPSLSFSHGELVESVLFLPSGGLLATAGGNVVKIWDVIGGGRLVHSVESHVKTVMDLALCKMVNTGETRLLSAGIDGYVKSFDFGKLKMTHSLRYPQPLLSVACSPCGSVVVAGSAKGKIYMGNRKKKAVVEEEEGRKSVGGEIDWVSPEPEKSVLRPNYFRYFRRGQNEKAKEGDFVIEKPKKVKIAEHDKLLRKFRHKDALVSALAKNNPRSVVAVMEELVARRKLMRCIGNLDNEELGLLLEFLHRNATLPRYAKLLLCLANKVVEMREADIRSDEKLRVHMRNLKRMVAEEIQIQHTLQGVQGMISPMLALATR